One Drosophila subpulchrella strain 33 F10 #4 breed RU33 chromosome 2R, RU_Dsub_v1.1 Primary Assembly, whole genome shotgun sequence genomic window, gaaacgcttccttctgcctgttacatactttccgacgaatctaatatacccttttactctacgagtaacgggtataaaaacaaaaaataaaatattaagccCTATAACTTCGGAAAAATTTGGAATTTTTAAAACCGTTCAAATTCAGTTTTCGTTTGTTGTTGTCAACCGGGAAAGCCAAAAATTTCGACGAGAAGCAAGTTCGAATCTTGCGCACTCGCTTACTCACAAGTAAATTcagaaaaattaatattttttatatttatttatatttaatatttttttaagccaAAACAATCGCATTAAGGATGATAACGAcgggaaaaatattttttaacagaCCACACGCGCGCTAAATGTTTTGTTGGGAAAAAACAAGTTATTCGGTACAGATTGGGAATGCAGCAAATGTTTAAGTTCCATGGATAACCGAGTCAGGCAATATTAAAtcatccaaaataaataatttgtgTATGGTGTCACTAAGTGTGCGTCGTCCAACCATCAAAAGTGTACAAGAGTTAAATAACCAAATACGCGATAAGAGTAAATCTTCTATAAAGGTTTTTTGCATCAACCAATacaattttgttttgctttccCGTAGTCACTAGCACATAAtcagaaaacaaattaaaaacttaaagCAATACGACTTGGGCTCAATTACAAATTCGTGCTgttcttattattataatattttataaattttggattgcataaagaaaaatataataattaaaggCCACGTCACTTAACATTCAAGACACAAAAaccatatttatttaaattttctgtaaCTTAAAGCACGAGTTAACTAGTTCTTATACATATCGCAGAGGACCTTCTCCATGGGCGTGTTGCCAATTGTGCGCTGAAAGTAAATGGACTCGATCTTGTGGGAGCTGATCATGCGCAATAGTGGCAGCATAAGAAGGAGTCGACCGAATCTGGCGATCTGGGCCGTGAACTGCGTCTTCGTGTGCTGCGACAACATTACCTGGTGgcacaaaacaaataaatgagTTAACATAGCCTGGTACCAAATTATTTATAGCATACTTACGTGCGCCTGATCCTGGAGATTCTCAATCTGCGCCGGATCCTTCAGTCCGCGGGTCTCCGGTCGGAACAGAACTATCGCCTTGAGGCAAGCGAATTctgcaggatcaaccagaaccGCCTTGTACTTGCAAAAGATCTCGTGGAGGGTTCGCACATCTGCCGCCAGCTACCAGAAATTAAGGGATATTGATGAGAAGGAAATAAAAGTTGGAGTCGACCATAAGTTACCTCTTCCTTTGTTATGCAAGTGTCCCCATTGGCATTGTTCTCCAGATTATTACAGTGCTCCGCTACCGAGAAGAGAGCACAGCCCGTAGGATCCAAGGGGATACACCATTGGATAGCGTTCAGCAGGAATAGCTCTGACCAGGACTCCTCTAGGAGAATCACCTGAAAGGATTGGGGATTTAATTGGATAACTGGATATTCAACGTagaatgtatatatattaataatataacaaaTCAATCAAATTTTAGTTGAACTAGTGCTACTAAGTCGTAATATTAGTACctattaagaaaatatttcttaattttagCCTACCTGATCTCGAAAAGAGAGACGCGCAAAGCTGGGCAGGTTCTTGGCCCACTTGACGGCCATGAAGAGCAGTCGGGCACTCGTTTCATACACTGTTTCATGCTGGTGGGCATAAAGATTGGGCGACATGAACTGCGGCATGATGAAGCTGGAGTCCGATCTGCTCACCGTGTGCGGCTCCTCGTTGTCGTTGGTTACATCAATTTAGTCATCTGACAAATTAAaagatataatataatatattagctgttgataaatattaaagctttagaatttagaatttatattagcgtaataaaaatacaaaattcatCATAGCAACAAAACCATTTAGTTAATATatctttatacccttgcagagggtattatgattgcagtcagaagtttgcaacgcagtgaaggagacgtttccgaccccataaagtatatatattcttgatcagcatcattcgacgagtcgatctagccatgtccgtctgttcgtccgtttctacgcaaactagtctctcagttttaaagctgtcgggctgaaactttcccaattgtcttcttttttttgcaggtagtatatacatgagtcggaaccagccggatcgaacATCTTATAACTCCCATGGGAATAATggcaaacaaaattttttttttaaggattTCTTTGgagttttttaacatataacctcctgaatttcgattttagtttaatcaaaatcggacgactatatcatatagctgccataggaacgatcggaaaattggtgagaaattaatatgaaacaaattatagcttcggtgtttttaaacatataacctcctacgcttggaaataacattttttaaatagttttgaagtttgaatttaattttatcaaaatcggacgactatatcatatagctgccataagaacgatcggaaaattggtttaaaaacaaggaagaacgctatagtcgagtacctcgactatcagatacccgttactcagctaaagggaccaaaggaaaatggagatatgcaagcagcaaatgcgccacctaccggcggtagacagatttaagcgttgtgggcgttagagtgggcgtggcaaagttttttttaaatcaatcgataggtattgacgagaccaatacatttcagtttaaattttttatctaccatgaaaattgtgggcgccacagacttgggcggtttgtgggcgttggagtgggcgtggcatattcgcataataaacttgctctgcgctcaagcctacggaatctaaatctgaaatctcgtttctctatctttgatattttccgagatatccgcgttcatatttacgattttttgaagtttgtgggcggtttgtgggcgttaaagtgggcgtggcaaactttttttaggtcagtcggtaggtattgatgagaacaatacatttcagttaaaatttttgttctagcatcaaaactgtaggagccacagttttgggcggtttgtgggcgttagagtgggcgtggcactcttttgaaacaaacttgcgctgcgcaggaatctcaggaatctgcatgcctaatcccagtattgtagctcttatagtttccaagatctcagcgttcatacggacagacggacagacggacagacggacagacggacagacggacagacggacatggctagatcgactcggctagtgatcctgatcaagaatatatatactttatggggtcggaaacgcttccttctgcctgttacatactttccgacgaatctagtatacccttttactctacgagtaacgggtataataatgaGAAACAAATTACagtttcggtgtttttttacatattatcttatactattgggaataccatttttttgtgtttttcagaatttcgaattaagtttaataattataactgcaaggatatacaaacttcggcttgccgatgttaacttccttttttgttataaataaaataaaatttaacaagagaggaagctaacttcggcacaccaaagtttgtatatcttatatacttatatactacctgcaatagaaataagacttttggaaagtTTTATTTCGgaagctttaaaactgagacaCTAGTTTGCGTCTTCTTCACTTTGTTGTAAACTTCCGACgaaaatcattataccctctgcaagggtataaaaatgaaaacaaattctGTTACTTTTTAAATACCAATAAGTGTCCAGGTTTTGCTAGAATCATATGTATGCAAACTGTACAGCAGCATTCTTTTAGTTAACAGAAAAGCTCAACTCGACGTTCAACTTGATCTCTGCTGgaaatagtttaaaaaaataaataaataaataaaaaataaataaataaataaataattgattTTCTCACAGAAAAAGCGACTTGAAAATAGAAAGCTATTTGAAGTAataaatagatttttttttgaatcactCACCAAAAAAACTAATAATTTTACAATTGTTCCTGACAGTAATGATTTTAGCTATCTGTACGCTGCAATAAATGCCGGAAAATGACTCAACATTAAGATAACAGTGAACTCCATCTTTAATATATACATAATACACTAGTTTACAGCCAAAGAAGGATGATGGTAGTTTCTGGTGAGATGGACTTCTAGATCACGAAAAAGTTTTGTAacaaagattttttaaagcaaATTTGTTAGTTATCTCCgtgttttaattatatctcgAGTTGTGCTTATCCAATTTAAGTGATATATGTTTTAGTTTACAACTACAATGTCAccctttaatttaaattctcTTTATGCCATAGTTTGAGCATTGTGGCCAAacgttttttatacccttacagaggtatttcagTCGGAAATCAGACCCcataagaaatatatattcttgatcagcttTACTAGTCGtgtcaatctagccatgtacGTCCGTCCGTCTCACCGTTTCTAcgaaaactagtctctcagttttaaagctatagcGCTGAATCTATTCCAAAAGACTTTTTTCTATCAGAAAAAAACGAAGTATTTCGTGCTTAAACCAAGTGTTTTCGGTGTCAAGACTTCGCGAAGCATAGAAAATACAGAACCCGAGAACAAAGTTCAGCTTTCAGAACCTTTTGGTCTACAATCAActataaataaagaaaaaaggaAGTTGCAGACTTAAGGacgaataatttaaatttggtTTCTATTATATGCTAGTAAGGGAAATAAGTATTGGAAACTGATATAAAGGAGATACatctaaataatatttatacccgttactcgtagagtaaaagggtatactagattcgtcggaaagtatgtaacaggcagaaggaagcgtttccgaccccataaagtgtctacattcttgatcaggatcactagccgagtcgatctagccatgtccgtctgtccgcctgtctgtccgtccggatgaacgctgagatctcggaaactataagagctaggctattgagatttggcgtgcagattcctgagcttctcaCGCTGAGCCAGTTTATTTCAGCGGAGTGCCactcccacaaaccgccaaaagctgtggctcctacagttttgatgctagaataaagattttaactgaaatgtattgttctcatcaatacctatcgattgacccaaataaaaaagtttgccacgcccgcttgaacgcccacaaaccgcccccaaacttcaaaaaatcgtaaatatgaacgtggatatctcggaaactatcaaagatagagaattgggatctcagatttagattccgtagccttgtacgcagcgcaagtttgttacgcgaatatgccacgcccactctaacgccctcaaaccgcccaagcctgtggcgcccacaattttcatgctagataaaaaattttaactgaaatgtattggtctcgtcaatacctatcgattgatccaaaaaaaaaaaattgccacgcccactcttaggCCCATaccgcttaagtctgtctaccgccagtaggtggcgcatttcagtctcccttcgctgcttgcatatctcaatttcccttttgtccctttagctgagtaacgggtatctgatagtcgaggtactcgactatagcgttcttccttgttttattttaacacaCATTTTAACATTTACACTGTGTAATTTAAGCGTCTTATATACAGATCACTTTCAGAATAACTGTCGGGAATTATTAGATATTTAAACCGAAAATGTgcttaggttaggttaggtaggagtggttggagactaaatattagtcccctcacttaggccacaatgggccccttgtgataccacatgatctcagaaagatccgtttccctagctcatgggttttctgccttctcgaagtattctgttcttcttaagaagcatagtaattatacccgttactcgtagagtaaaagggtatactagattcgtcggaaagtatgtaacaggcagaaggaagcgtttccgaccccataaagtatatatattcttgatcaggatcactagccgagtcgatctagccatgtccgtctgtccgtctgtccgtctgtccgtctgtccgtctgtccgtatgaacgctgagatcttggaaactataagagctacaatactgggattaggcatgcagattcctgagattcctgcgcagcgcaagtttgtttcaaaagagtgccacgcccactctaacgcccacaaaccgcccaaaactgtggctcctacagttttgatgctagaacaaaaattttaactgaaatgtattgttctcatcaatacctaccgactgacctaaaaaaagtttgccacgcccactttaacgcccacaaaccgcccacaaacttcaaaaaatcgtaaatatgaacgcggatatctcggaaaatatcaaagatagagaaacgagatttcagatttagattccgtaggcttgagcgcagcgcaagtttattatgcgaatatgccacgcccactccaacgcccacaaaccgcccaagtctgtggcgcccacaattttcatggtagataaaaaatttaaactgaaatgtattggtctcgtcaatacctatcgattgatttaaaaaaaactttgccacgcccactctaacgcccacaacgcttaaatctgtctaccgccggtaggtggcgcatttgctgctcgcatatctccattttcctttggtccctttagctgagtaacgggtatctgatagtcgaggtactcgactatagcgttcttccttgtttttgaatgcttacgtcctgaatggccgcaaggttcggaagtgtgtagctacctagggtttgaaagcgctttaggttatgcgctgggcagaagcataggaggtgttcgatgctctcctcttcgtctatctccttgcgactgcggcagaagtcgtggttacttaaacccagccttatcgcatgagtccctataagacagtggcccgtgagggcatttaagagagtggagatgtcctccctactacattgtaggagagtttttgttcttttcgtgttatagtttggccatgtgagtctagaattgtggcatgttgagattgagttccaacggttgttggaaagagtatacaatctctgcctgagatggagcttgcaggtagccatgggcatccctaccgtgtccttatcacgaaggatatcggcggttgtcccctgtcttgccagctcgtctgctatgcagttgccctcaatgttgcggtgcccaggcacccagatgaggttgattctcagatgagtggccatctcgttaagagatttgcggcattcagagattgtttttgagctcgttgtgtaggagtcgagggccctgagggcagcttgactatccgagaatatgaagatatcactgtccttatgtacagacg contains:
- the LOC119550668 gene encoding photoreceptor-specific nuclear receptor-like, encoding MPQFMSPNLYAHQHETVYETSARLLFMAVKWAKNLPSFARLSFRDQVILLEESWSELFLLNAIQWCIPLDPTGCALFSVAEHCNNLENNANGDTCITKEELAADVRTLHEIFCKYKAVLVDPAEFACLKAIVLFRPETRGLKDPAQIENLQDQAHVMLSQHTKTQFTAQIARFGRLLLMLPLLRMISSHKIESIYFQRTIGNTPMEKVLCDMYKN